A single window of Blochmannia endosymbiont of Camponotus nipponensis DNA harbors:
- a CDS encoding thymidine kinase produces MAQLYFYYSAMNAGKTTALLQSSYNYQERGMRTVLYTAEMHSENNRYAQIKSRIGLTAVARVFNFKTNFFDQIGAIHQKDMINCVLVDECHFLNHNQVVDLSKIVDVLNIPVLCYGLRTDFKAELFSGSLWLLAWADKLIELKTICYCGRKANRVLRINDQGLVIREGNQVLIGGNNHYVSVCRKHFEEQLRSPLSLKKCVFRNRKI; encoded by the coding sequence ATGGCGCAATTATATTTTTATTACTCTGCAATGAATGCTGGAAAAACTACTGCATTATTACAGTCTTCTTATAATTATCAAGAACGGGGAATGCGCACTGTGTTATATACCGCTGAAATGCATTCTGAAAATAATAGATATGCACAAATTAAATCTCGTATTGGATTGACTGCTGTTGCTAGAGTATTTAATTTTAAAACTAATTTTTTTGATCAAATAGGAGCTATACATCAAAAGGATATGATAAATTGTGTTTTAGTAGATGAATGTCATTTTCTTAATCATAATCAAGTGGTTGATTTAAGCAAAATAGTTGATGTGTTAAATATTCCAGTATTATGTTATGGGTTACGCACTGATTTTAAAGCTGAGTTATTTTCAGGAAGTTTATGGTTATTAGCATGGGCAGATAAGTTAATTGAATTAAAAACTATTTGTTATTGCGGGCGTAAGGCTAACAGAGTTCTTAGGATCAACGATCAAGGCTTAGTTATAAGAGAAGGAAATCAAGTATTGATTGGAGGTAATAATCATTATGTTTCGGTATGTCGTAAACATTTTGAGGAACAATTACGATCCCCGTTATCTTTAAAAAAGTGTGTTTTTCGAAATAGAAAAATTTAA
- the cls gene encoding cardiolipin synthase: MIAIYAIFNCIFLCSYWSLIILVTFKVLIKRRAVPSSMAWLLIIYILPLIGIITYLLFGESNLGKQRTIRSKIAWLSTMRRIQILKNYKHIFSTEHSIIASSLFKLCEHRQGIGALKGNQIQLLNKTDDTIISLIKDIELAQHSIDMMFYIWETGGLVDHVIKKLIIAANRGIRCRIILDSAGCANFFSSSYPNIMRQAGVNIVEALHVNLLRIFLRRMDLRQHRKMILIDEHIAYTGSMNMVDPQLFKKKIGIGQWIDIMVRINGPAASAMSMIFSSDWEIETGQHVFFPLLLNTHIIATHKLTTTGHTIQIIPSGPGCPEGIIHQVLLISLYEAHKKIIITTPYLVPSDDLLHAICTAAQRGVEVHIIIPKNNDSILVNWASRAFFSELLKAGVLIHQFQNGLLHVKSVLIDQQLSLIGTVNLDTRSLWLNFEITLVIDSKDFSNELEETHQNYIAHSKLIDPKKWSKRPYWERIVERLFYFLSPLL, encoded by the coding sequence ATGATTGCGATTTACGCGATATTCAATTGTATTTTTTTATGCAGTTATTGGTCATTAATTATATTAGTTACATTTAAAGTTTTAATAAAACGTCGAGCAGTGCCATCATCCATGGCATGGTTATTAATAATTTACATTTTACCTTTAATAGGAATCATCACATATTTATTATTTGGAGAATCTAACCTTGGTAAACAACGAACTATAAGAAGTAAGATAGCTTGGTTATCTACTATGCGTCGCATACAAATTCTAAAAAACTACAAACATATATTTTCTACAGAGCACAGCATAATTGCTTCTTCATTATTTAAGCTTTGCGAACATCGTCAAGGAATAGGCGCTCTAAAAGGTAATCAAATACAATTATTAAATAAAACTGACGATACCATCATATCTTTAATTAAAGATATTGAATTAGCTCAACACAGTATTGATATGATGTTTTATATTTGGGAAACTGGAGGATTAGTAGATCATGTTATAAAAAAATTAATTATAGCAGCTAACAGAGGCATCCGATGTCGGATTATATTAGATTCAGCTGGATGTGCTAATTTTTTTAGCAGTTCATACCCTAATATAATGCGACAAGCTGGCGTTAATATTGTAGAAGCGCTACATGTGAATTTATTACGAATCTTCTTACGTCGCATGGATTTGAGACAACATCGAAAAATGATATTAATTGATGAACACATTGCTTACACTGGTAGCATGAATATGGTAGATCCACAGTTATTTAAAAAAAAAATAGGAATTGGACAATGGATCGATATTATGGTGCGTATAAACGGTCCTGCCGCCTCAGCCATGAGCATGATATTTTCTTCTGATTGGGAAATTGAAACAGGACAACATGTATTTTTCCCATTACTATTAAACACCCATATAATAGCAACTCATAAACTAACAACAACAGGACATACTATTCAAATTATTCCCTCCGGACCAGGATGTCCCGAGGGAATAATTCATCAGGTATTACTAATATCATTATACGAAGCACACAAAAAAATCATCATTACTACTCCATACTTAGTGCCCAGTGATGATTTATTACATGCCATTTGTACAGCAGCACAACGAGGAGTAGAGGTACACATCATTATCCCAAAAAACAATGATTCTATATTAGTAAACTGGGCTAGTAGGGCATTTTTCAGTGAATTATTAAAAGCTGGAGTTTTAATACATCAGTTCCAAAATGGATTACTACACGTAAAAAGTGTGTTGATTGATCAACAATTAAGTCTAATAGGAACCGTAAATTTAGATACACGCAGTTTATGGTTAAACTTTGAAATTACTTTAGTAATTGACAGTAAAGATTTTAGTAATGAGCTAGAAGAAACACACCAAAACTACATTGCACATTCTAAATTGATCGATCCCAAAAAATGGTCTAAACGTCCATATTGGGAGCGTATTGTTGAACGCTTATTTTACTTTCTCAGCCCCTTATTATAG